Proteins from a single region of Murdochiella vaginalis:
- the rpsC gene encoding 30S ribosomal protein S3 has translation MGQKVHPKGMRVGVIKDWDSNWFAGSAQFPKLIKEDHEIRKMVKKELFEAGISDIKIERTMGRVRVTINTAKPGIVIGKGGTAVEELKKRMEKLTKKTVLINVEEIRNPDLDAQLQAERIAADLENRVTFRRAMKQAIQRSMRAGAKGIKTLAAGRLGGADMARTEHYSEGTIPLQTLRADIRYGQAVARTTAGAVGIKVWIYIGEVLPGMKEAEMPKPPRREPRRGRRDRRDDNRQDRRDNRRGGERRGNRREGNGRGERPQREQ, from the coding sequence ATGGGTCAAAAGGTACATCCGAAGGGAATGCGCGTCGGCGTCATCAAGGATTGGGATTCCAATTGGTTTGCCGGCAGCGCACAGTTTCCGAAGTTGATTAAAGAGGATCATGAGATCCGCAAGATGGTCAAGAAAGAGTTGTTCGAGGCTGGCATCTCCGATATAAAAATCGAACGCACCATGGGTCGTGTACGCGTCACCATCAACACCGCAAAGCCGGGCATTGTCATCGGTAAAGGCGGTACGGCGGTGGAAGAGCTCAAGAAGCGCATGGAAAAACTGACCAAGAAGACGGTTCTCATCAATGTCGAAGAAATTCGCAATCCGGATTTAGATGCACAGCTGCAGGCAGAGCGCATCGCCGCTGACCTGGAAAACCGCGTGACCTTCCGTCGTGCGATGAAGCAGGCAATTCAGCGCAGCATGCGTGCCGGTGCCAAGGGAATTAAAACATTGGCTGCCGGTCGTTTGGGCGGCGCCGATATGGCCCGTACCGAGCATTATTCCGAGGGAACCATTCCCCTGCAAACGCTGCGTGCCGACATCCGTTACGGACAGGCAGTGGCCCGCACAACGGCAGGTGCCGTGGGCATCAAGGTATGGATTTACATCGGCGAAGTGCTTCCGGGCATGAAAGAGGCGGAGATGCCGAAGCCGCCGCGCCGTGAGCCGCGTCGTGGACGCCGCGATCGTCGGGATGACAATCGCCAGGATCGCCGTGACAATCGTCGTGGCGGAGAGCGTCGCGGAAACCGCCGCGAAGGAAATGGTCGTGGCGAGCGTCCCCAGCGCGAGCAATAA
- the rplP gene encoding 50S ribosomal protein L16: protein MLMPKRVKRRRVHRGRMKGMALRGNTVTYGEYGLQAVEPAWMTANQIEAARRAMTRYIKRGGNVWIKVFPDKPVSKKPAEVRMGSGKGAPEYWVAVIKPGRVLFEMSGVPHDVAKEAMRLAAAKLPMKTKFVVREQAGQEGEE, encoded by the coding sequence ATGTTAATGCCAAAAAGAGTTAAACGCCGTCGCGTCCACCGTGGTCGAATGAAGGGGATGGCACTGCGTGGAAATACCGTCACATACGGAGAATATGGCCTGCAGGCTGTTGAACCGGCATGGATGACGGCCAATCAAATTGAAGCGGCTCGACGTGCCATGACGCGCTACATCAAGCGTGGCGGAAACGTCTGGATTAAAGTTTTCCCGGATAAACCGGTTTCCAAAAAACCTGCCGAAGTCCGTATGGGTTCCGGTAAAGGTGCTCCGGAGTATTGGGTCGCTGTTATCAAACCCGGTCGCGTGCTGTTTGAGATGTCGGGCGTGCCGCACGATGTGGCAAAAGAAGCGATGCGTCTTGCTGCTGCGAAGTTGCCGATGAAGACCAAGTTCGTCGTGCGTGAACAAGCGGGACAGGAAGGTGAAGAATAA
- the rpmC gene encoding 50S ribosomal protein L29 produces the protein MKATEIRNLSDQDLSQKLQDLKQELFNLRFQIAAGQLENPNAIGTVKKDIARVRTIQQERAIAARKEA, from the coding sequence ATGAAAGCTACGGAAATTCGCAATCTCTCCGATCAGGATCTCAGCCAGAAGTTGCAGGATCTGAAGCAGGAGTTGTTCAACCTTCGCTTCCAGATTGCAGCCGGCCAGCTGGAGAATCCCAACGCTATCGGAACGGTAAAGAAAGATATCGCGCGTGTACGCACGATTCAACAGGAACGTGCCATTGCGGCAAGAAAGGAGGCGTAA
- the rpsQ gene encoding 30S ribosomal protein S17: protein MENRTSKRPQKIGMVVSNSMDKTIVVEISTLVKHPEYHKMMKRTIRIKAHDENNQAKIGDRVLVMQTRPLSKTKRYRLVEILEEAK from the coding sequence ATGGAAAATCGTACATCGAAACGTCCACAGAAGATCGGTATGGTCGTCTCCAACAGTATGGATAAGACGATCGTGGTGGAAATCTCGACATTGGTCAAGCATCCCGAATACCACAAGATGATGAAACGCACGATCCGTATTAAAGCGCATGACGAGAATAATCAGGCGAAAATCGGCGACCGCGTTCTGGTAATGCAGACGCGTCCACTGTCGAAGACAAAACGATATCGCCTCGTTGAAATCCTCGAAGAAGCGAAGTAA